One part of the Desulfosalsimonas propionicica genome encodes these proteins:
- a CDS encoding carboxymuconolactone decarboxylase family protein, which produces MGHSSLAEEYNHISDNFWKLIEWQKDQGELYDSHYQKTYQDGIFDTKTKRLMAMCGAIVMGCRGCILGQTIKAIDEGATADEIMEACSVMLSLGGTMAGSKISIVIEILKEKGLIEGNQE; this is translated from the coding sequence ATGGGACATTCGAGCTTGGCAGAAGAGTATAACCATATAAGCGATAATTTTTGGAAGTTAATCGAATGGCAGAAAGACCAGGGGGAGCTGTACGATTCTCATTATCAGAAGACTTATCAAGACGGAATCTTTGATACCAAGACCAAAAGATTGATGGCAATGTGCGGGGCTATTGTTATGGGTTGCAGAGGGTGTATCCTTGGGCAGACCATAAAAGCAATAGATGAAGGTGCTACAGCTGACGAGATTATGGAGGCTTGCTCGGTTATGCTTTCTTTGGGCGGGACCATGGCTGGATCAAAGATTTCCATTGTAATTGAAATATTAAAAGAAAAGGGATTGATCGAGGGCAATCAAGAATAA